Sequence from the Luteibacter aegosomaticola genome:
GCGTCTCGCTGACCGAAGCCGGCCAGCGGCTGCTTGAGCGCCTGCAGCCTGCCCTGCGTGATGTCGGCGACGCCCTGGAAGAGATGAACGACTTCCGGGCCCATCCGGCAGGGACGCTCCGCCTGAACATGCCACGGACCGCGGGCCAACTCTTGTTGCCACCGCTCCTGCCGGGGTTCCTGGCGACCTACCCGGATATCCACTTCGAGGCGGTGGATGACGACGGCATGATCGATATCGTGGCTGCGGGCTACGACGCCGGCATCCGTTTCCACGAGTCCGTGCCCGAAGACATGATCGCCATTCCCTTCGGCGGCATGCAGAAGGGCGCCTGCGTCGCTGCCCCGGAATACCTGGCCCGTCGCGGCGTGCCGCTGCACCCGTACGACCTGATGCAACACGACTGCATCCGTTTCCGCTTCCCTAGCGGGCGCCTCTATAAATGGGAGTTCGAACAGGGCGAGACCAAGCTGGAACTGGATGTTCGCGGCCGCTGCACCTTCGGCGACCTCTGCGTCTCGGTGGATGCCGCGCTCGCCGGCGTGGGTCTCACCCTGGTGCTGGACGAACAGGTGGATGAGTACGTCCAGGCCGGCAAGCTGGTCCGGGTCCTGGAGGACTGGTGCCCGCCGTACCCCGGCTTCATGCTTTATTACCCCCGCCAGCGCCGGGTCACCAGCGCCCTCCGTGCGTTCATCGAGTACCTGCAGCAGCACACCTGAAAAGTGATGGTTTTCCATCAGTTGCGTGTGCGCGCTTGCGCGGGGCGGCCGTTACGGGCGTAAACTATCACTATTGCTGCGCCGCACAAGGCGGCGCTCGCCCACGTCCCAGGCCGCACTCCCCATGTCTTCCGCCGCTCCCGCACTCGATCCGGGCACCCCACCCGTCCGCGCGCCCCACGTCGGGCTCGTGATTCTTGCCCTCGCTGTCGGCGGCTTCGCCATCGGCACGACGGAATTTGCCTCGATGAGCATGCTGCCGCTGTTCGCGCAGGGTCTGGGCATCGATGCGCCGACCGCTGGCCACGCGATCAGCGCTTACGCGCTGGGCGTGGTGGTGGGTGCGCCGATCATCACGGTGCTAGGCGCGCGCATGCCGCGCCGCCGCCTGCTGCTGTTGCTCATGGCGATGTTCACCGTGTTCAACGGCCTGACGGGGTTGTCGCCGAATTACCACTGGATGCTGGTGTTCCGCTTCCTTGCGGGCCTGCCGCATGGCGCGTACTTCGGCGTCGCTGCGCTTGTGGCGAGTTCGCTCGTCCCCGCGAACCGGCGCACGCGCGCTGTGGGCCAGATGTTCCTCGGCCTTACGGTGGCGACGATCGCCGGCGTGCCGCTGGCGAGCTGGCTCGGCCAGTTGGTTGGGTGGCGCTGGAGTTTCGCGCTGGTCGCTGTGCTCGGTGTTGCCACGATGAGTGCCGTGCTCGCCTTCGCACCGAATACGCCCGCCAATCCTAATGCGAGTCCGCTACGCGAACTCAGTGCACTGAAGCGGTCGCAGGTGTGGATCACGCTCGGTATTGGCGCGATCGGTTTCGGCGGCATGTTCGCGGTGTACACCTACCTCGCCGACATCCTTCTCAACGTGACCCACATGCCGCTCTCGTCGGTGCCCTGGATCATGGGTGTGTTCGGTGTAGGCATGACGCTCGGCAACATGGTCGTGCCGGTGTTCGCCGATCGTGCGTTGATGCGCACGGCGGGCGCGCTGCTGGTGTGGGCGCTGATCATTCTAGCGATCTTCCCGTTCACCGCCGGTAATGTGTGGACGCTGGGTATCAGCGTGTTCTTCATCGGCATCAGCGGCGCCCTCGGCACCGTGCTTCAGACACGTCTCATGGACGTCGCCGGTGATGCGCAGGCATTGGCCGCTGCGCTGAACCATTCGGCGTTCAACACGGCGAACGCGCTCGGGCCGTTCCTGGGGGGTCTCGCGATCTCGCA
This genomic interval carries:
- a CDS encoding LysR family transcriptional regulator, whose translation is MRPDNLSHLAAFAAVARHASFRKAGAELTLSTSAISYAIRGLEERLGVTLFHRTTRSVSLTEAGQRLLERLQPALRDVGDALEEMNDFRAHPAGTLRLNMPRTAGQLLLPPLLPGFLATYPDIHFEAVDDDGMIDIVAAGYDAGIRFHESVPEDMIAIPFGGMQKGACVAAPEYLARRGVPLHPYDLMQHDCIRFRFPSGRLYKWEFEQGETKLELDVRGRCTFGDLCVSVDAALAGVGLTLVLDEQVDEYVQAGKLVRVLEDWCPPYPGFMLYYPRQRRVTSALRAFIEYLQQHT
- a CDS encoding MFS transporter — its product is MSSAAPALDPGTPPVRAPHVGLVILALAVGGFAIGTTEFASMSMLPLFAQGLGIDAPTAGHAISAYALGVVVGAPIITVLGARMPRRRLLLLLMAMFTVFNGLTGLSPNYHWMLVFRFLAGLPHGAYFGVAALVASSLVPANRRTRAVGQMFLGLTVATIAGVPLASWLGQLVGWRWSFALVAVLGVATMSAVLAFAPNTPANPNASPLRELSALKRSQVWITLGIGAIGFGGMFAVYTYLADILLNVTHMPLSSVPWIMGVFGVGMTLGNMVVPVFADRALMRTAGALLVWALIILAIFPFTAGNVWTLGISVFFIGISGALGTVLQTRLMDVAGDAQALAAALNHSAFNTANALGPFLGGLAISQGYGWTSPGWVGSGLALGGLLLWGVSVAVERNSESQEAAQAC